The Acidicapsa acidisoli genome window below encodes:
- a CDS encoding YMGG-like glycine zipper-containing protein, with the protein MSLKLKFGFLTVLTLAASMAWADTLELKNGSLIKGKFLGGTDTEISFQVGSTVQKYIVADIVSLKFDSEGAATAPAPQPQSSLPDNPEAAAPVEGRPANVTIPAGTRISVRTIDAIDSTESAVGDRFLASLEEPLTWEGITVVAKDAFVYGRLTQAKESGTFTGRSQLRLELTGIVVNGKTMPVVTGEYEVTGKSRGASTARRTAGGAALGAIIGAVADGGQGAAIGAGIGATAGASSEIITGGDQVKVPSETLLNFTLQQDMSIPVPQS; encoded by the coding sequence ATGAGCCTAAAACTGAAATTCGGATTCCTGACTGTGCTGACTCTGGCGGCGTCGATGGCGTGGGCCGATACATTGGAGCTGAAGAACGGTAGCCTCATCAAGGGCAAGTTCCTGGGTGGCACGGATACTGAAATCAGCTTCCAGGTCGGCTCGACGGTACAGAAATATATCGTCGCGGACATCGTTTCGCTCAAGTTCGATTCGGAAGGCGCAGCAACCGCCCCGGCGCCGCAGCCGCAGAGTTCGCTTCCCGACAATCCAGAGGCGGCAGCGCCTGTCGAAGGGAGGCCGGCCAATGTCACTATCCCAGCCGGCACACGAATTTCTGTGCGCACCATCGATGCCATCGATTCCACTGAAAGCGCCGTGGGAGACCGCTTCTTGGCTTCGCTCGAAGAACCCCTGACCTGGGAAGGCATCACGGTAGTCGCGAAGGATGCCTTCGTCTATGGCCGGCTGACACAAGCGAAGGAGTCAGGAACCTTCACAGGCAGATCGCAGCTGCGGCTGGAGTTGACCGGGATCGTAGTGAATGGAAAGACGATGCCCGTCGTAACGGGAGAATATGAAGTGACCGGCAAGTCGCGCGGCGCCAGCACCGCCAGGAGAACAGCCGGCGGTGCGGCTCTTGGAGCCATCATCGGCGCCGTTGCAGACGGCGGCCAGGGAGCCGCAATCGGCGCAGGCATCGGCGCAACTGCCGGCGCATCCTCGGAAATCATCACTGGGGGCGACCAGGTAAAGGTGCCCAGTGAGACCCTTCTCAATTTCACTCTGCAGCAAGACATGTCGATACCGGTGCCTCAGAGCTAA
- a CDS encoding WD40 domain-containing protein has translation MQGWLLAQSSTAESPELVVQTGHSSDITAVAFSSDGNWLASASNDKTLKLWDVANGREVRTLSGHSDSVTSVVFSPDGRLLASGSADMTVKVWDVTTGRELRSIGGHTDIPRVLSFSPDGRSLASDAYLESELTISDVATGQTVRKLELNDHHQAVLSPDWRWLATTTYTPSITIWNFSSGERVKSLEGHEEIVSAMAFSADGRWLATGSADQVAKVWDVTAGREVCSVRRTRTQSIMIGGFSGLALSPDGRRLATASLPEDGNTISIWDVATGRVLQTLSGHTGQANAVAFNPDGKLVASGGLDMTVRLWDADTGLEAHTVTGLGWINVVAFSPDGRLFATGSGLDTAARAVTNKTSHNSPPGNRAGTLPTSIVSVWEVATGRRVSAFTQQKAGVDVLKFSPDGRRLSAEIGSHIKSWDLASGREFGNVKGGHFAYSADGRWLIVGAEKSVKLVDNATGREAGAFPVDYIPNTVDLVDDVAPSPDGRLVAAAISWISKKSKPENQFESEIQVWDMGTRKLVAALRGYERTISAIAFSPDSKRMAAVGQDDKAMLWEIGSTDPAQSFDVPTLASFQSGIAFSPDGRWLAAGAADNSVALWDLSAGNKNFRLSGHTGSVSGVAFSPDSSWLISGSADGSTRIWDTRTQQERLTLLSLSNGKDWLAVAPDGLFDGTADAMQEIAWRGGGDNATVTPLASFFTDFYHPGLLADSLTDHPPRAQVDIATALQLPGLRSLLAQKLARVEVRDGQPIVCFEQLPAVAVQAPADAGPDLPAEVNGFRVVPDDHACKYQKELPIGAGSTSQMTQLQNWKPETFATPWDGKQSATSQSTLHVMTVGVGEYPAESGFDVLPYAVSSAKAIEDFFISQSSNRRKPYAQVRVWPGLFDKSATRKALRDQLAEIAGSMGDNDVVLLYFAGHGVAPLGEEMFYFVPYDGRRIDIRNTGLNTAALAEALRNMPARRIVLMIDACQSGGAVEALGKIGEIKARVEEQRAHLEQGQVESRESGVGVHIIAATLPLQYAVQIRSNQSALAATILDILKASPGQETVSQLIANLKDRLPDQSEKAVGYRQVPLTESVGLDFALSAN, from the coding sequence GTGCAAGGCTGGTTGCTTGCACAGTCCTCTACTGCTGAAAGCCCGGAATTGGTGGTGCAGACGGGGCACAGCTCGGATATAACTGCTGTGGCCTTCAGTTCCGACGGCAACTGGCTGGCTTCAGCGAGCAACGATAAGACCCTGAAGCTGTGGGATGTTGCGAACGGACGGGAAGTTCGAACGCTGAGCGGTCATTCCGATTCGGTCACGAGCGTGGTTTTTAGTCCGGATGGCCGGTTGCTGGCTTCCGGTAGCGCGGACATGACGGTAAAAGTGTGGGATGTTACGACTGGTCGCGAACTGCGCTCCATAGGCGGCCACACGGATATACCCAGAGTTCTTTCCTTCAGCCCGGATGGACGATCGCTCGCCTCCGACGCCTACCTTGAAAGCGAACTAACAATCTCGGATGTTGCGACAGGACAGACGGTACGCAAGCTCGAGCTCAATGACCATCACCAGGCTGTTCTCAGCCCGGATTGGCGATGGCTCGCGACGACGACCTACACACCATCCATCACAATCTGGAATTTCTCATCAGGGGAACGAGTCAAGAGTCTCGAGGGTCATGAGGAGATTGTTTCAGCAATGGCTTTTAGCGCGGATGGGCGCTGGCTGGCGACCGGCAGTGCGGATCAGGTAGCGAAAGTATGGGATGTCACGGCAGGCCGTGAGGTCTGCTCCGTGCGAAGAACCCGGACTCAAAGCATCATGATCGGCGGATTCTCCGGCTTGGCGTTGAGCCCGGATGGGCGTCGATTGGCCACGGCCAGTCTGCCAGAAGACGGCAACACGATCAGCATCTGGGATGTTGCGACGGGGCGCGTGCTGCAGACTTTGTCGGGCCACACCGGACAGGCCAACGCGGTAGCGTTCAATCCCGACGGAAAGCTCGTGGCTTCAGGCGGCTTGGACATGACAGTGAGGCTCTGGGATGCCGACACCGGGCTTGAGGCGCACACAGTAACCGGGCTTGGCTGGATCAATGTCGTGGCTTTCAGTCCGGACGGGCGCCTGTTTGCCACCGGTTCAGGACTTGATACTGCTGCGCGGGCCGTGACGAATAAGACGAGCCATAATTCCCCACCCGGAAATCGCGCGGGCACGCTGCCTACGTCGATCGTGAGCGTGTGGGAAGTTGCAACCGGCAGGAGGGTGAGTGCATTCACGCAACAGAAAGCCGGGGTTGACGTCTTGAAGTTTAGCCCGGACGGGCGCCGGTTGAGTGCCGAAATCGGGTCGCACATCAAGAGCTGGGACCTCGCCAGTGGCCGTGAGTTCGGGAACGTGAAGGGCGGCCATTTTGCCTATAGCGCCGATGGGCGCTGGCTGATTGTAGGAGCAGAGAAAAGCGTTAAGTTGGTAGACAATGCCACTGGACGCGAAGCAGGAGCCTTCCCGGTAGACTACATTCCGAACACAGTCGATCTTGTTGACGATGTCGCCCCCAGCCCTGATGGCCGATTGGTCGCCGCCGCGATCAGCTGGATTTCCAAAAAATCGAAACCGGAGAACCAGTTTGAGAGCGAGATCCAGGTGTGGGACATGGGCACACGAAAACTGGTAGCCGCTCTGCGGGGATACGAGAGAACAATTTCAGCCATCGCATTCAGCCCCGACAGCAAGCGGATGGCAGCAGTCGGCCAGGACGATAAGGCGATGTTGTGGGAGATCGGTTCAACTGACCCTGCACAGAGCTTTGATGTACCTACTCTGGCCAGTTTTCAATCGGGTATCGCGTTCAGCCCCGACGGGCGATGGCTGGCTGCGGGAGCCGCCGACAACAGCGTGGCGCTGTGGGATCTCTCTGCGGGAAATAAGAACTTTCGTCTCAGTGGACACACCGGGAGTGTGAGTGGCGTCGCTTTCAGTCCCGACAGTTCCTGGCTGATCTCGGGCAGCGCGGATGGTTCCACCCGCATATGGGACACCCGAACGCAACAGGAGCGTCTTACGCTGCTTTCTCTTTCCAATGGGAAAGACTGGCTGGCAGTTGCGCCTGACGGTCTCTTCGACGGCACCGCCGATGCGATGCAGGAGATAGCGTGGCGCGGAGGCGGCGACAACGCTACGGTGACTCCGCTGGCTAGCTTCTTTACGGACTTTTATCACCCTGGGCTGCTCGCCGACAGTTTGACTGACCATCCTCCACGCGCCCAGGTGGATATCGCGACGGCACTTCAGCTCCCCGGACTTCGCAGCCTGCTGGCGCAGAAGCTTGCACGTGTTGAGGTTCGCGACGGACAGCCAATCGTATGCTTCGAACAGCTTCCAGCGGTGGCTGTTCAGGCGCCGGCGGATGCTGGACCGGATCTGCCCGCTGAAGTCAATGGTTTCCGGGTGGTTCCGGACGATCATGCGTGTAAGTACCAAAAGGAATTGCCGATTGGAGCCGGCAGCACGAGCCAGATGACCCAGCTTCAGAATTGGAAGCCCGAGACGTTTGCAACCCCATGGGACGGCAAGCAATCTGCAACATCCCAGTCGACGCTTCATGTCATGACCGTGGGAGTGGGCGAGTATCCTGCGGAATCAGGATTCGATGTGCTGCCATATGCCGTGAGCAGCGCCAAGGCGATCGAGGACTTCTTTATCAGCCAAAGCAGCAACAGGAGGAAACCTTACGCACAGGTTAGGGTGTGGCCAGGATTGTTCGACAAGTCCGCTACCCGGAAAGCCCTGCGGGACCAACTGGCGGAGATTGCAGGAAGTATGGGCGACAACGATGTTGTCCTGCTCTATTTCGCAGGTCACGGCGTTGCGCCGTTGGGAGAGGAGATGTTTTACTTCGTGCCATATGACGGCCGGAGGATCGATATACGGAACACAGGGTTGAATACTGCGGCCCTTGCCGAGGCATTGCGCAACATGCCTGCTAGAAGGATTGTATTGATGATTGACGCGTGCCAATCCGGGGGAGCTGTGGAGGCGCTCGGCAAGATTGGGGAGATTAAGGCGCGAGTTGAAGAACAGCGTGCGCATCTCGAACAAGGACAGGTCGAGTCTCGCGAAAGCGGAGTTGGCGTGCACATTATTGCCGCGACTCTGCCTCTGCAATACGCGGTGCAGATACGCTCGAACCAAAGCGCCCTGGCGGCCACCATCCTGGACATATTGAAGGCAAGTCCGGGACAGGAAACAGTGAGCCAGCTGATCGCGAATCTGAAGGATCGTCTGCCGGACCAATCGGAAAAGGCGGTTGGCTATCGCCAAGTCCCTCTTACAGAATCTGTTGGTTTGGACTTTGCCTTAAGTGCAAACTGA
- a CDS encoding TonB-dependent receptor, producing MKAHRKHILLAALVLVAALCSSLAFAQEETAVLNGQITDHDGLAVAEVKVQALNTGTNVSYMADTNETGRYNFPTLPVGRYSVTATKDGFQQAVEPGVELHVADVIRLNLSLQIGSVTQRVTVEGGAPLVETTSSEIGGLVNSRQIGDLPLNGRNYIDLSLLQAGVTDSLNSTGTNGFGGMTGTVYSSNGAPVISNNFLLDGTQITNQSNWGTASFAGTTLGVDGIQEYKVLTSAYDASYGMAMGSEMVIISKGGANQYHGDVFEYLRNSSLNARNFFDGTKTPHLEKNNFGASSGGPIRKDKTFFYAVYEGLQENLGFTANDLVPAAGCHGAAGAMITEAACPTLDLAPGSSVTIANADIAAMLSLYPNPNNGANGYLFGPSTKVGVNYGQFRFDQSFSSSDSFFARYTIDSAKINSANNQGMSISSGTAFPQFRGGGYDLDQFITLSETHAISPSISNTTRLAFSRTHFGSFPINVGSLPAGIEPIITGRPFGSFSITNLTPVGIGRLVGPPDSLHLQNIYSFGDDLYYQRGKHSLRFGTLLNRFNEALTVPINAPGNASYSSFANFLRGIPLTYGGPLTGSDVNRYFLFNTLGFYAQDDYRITSRFTVNIGLRYEFMTTPREADGRQYAIRNLTTDFTVLPGGELAAWIPGPVMRNGTYWNFSPRFGFTWDVFGDGRTAIRGGGGIYYDVGNLGGAFVNEADGSYPAIIYTATNPANAVVTFPITPPTVDSVLSSNRANSAVTVYYGAGQPYNIQYNLIVQRQLTRNTAVSVAYVGTRGVHLWQQLEGNPTIPTAIMNGVQYWSDAVPLCQTGAIPTCRINPNFGSVNTNNTVGVSHYDSLQVVVNKRLRSGLEAQATYTYGHSLDTPIGQLIAADCAGAPGMDVGVSSNTSAYDYGPSCFDARHNFRMSLLYYFPKLESNGLVSKLVNGWWMGNIVALQSGFPFTPILATNRSNSGNLSTMPDRVDLNTQAITQGTVLTNAEGGAYVAATSFIPYNPHRVITGNPNQWFNPNMFHMQPMVPCPNNAALTCGTLGDAARGILRGPDLGEWDFSLVKDTAFQLLGKQGSIQFRTEIFNILNHTNLGMPTSATVFNGATSVLGAYQQAPLAGVGQITTTATTSRQIQFALKLIF from the coding sequence GTGAAAGCACATCGCAAACATATCCTCTTGGCAGCGTTGGTTCTGGTGGCGGCGTTGTGTTCCTCGCTGGCCTTTGCTCAGGAAGAAACCGCGGTATTGAATGGCCAGATCACGGATCATGACGGCCTTGCGGTGGCCGAAGTCAAGGTGCAGGCGCTCAATACAGGAACCAACGTTTCGTACATGGCGGATACAAACGAGACCGGCCGCTACAATTTTCCAACTCTCCCAGTAGGCAGGTACAGCGTTACTGCGACGAAAGATGGGTTCCAGCAGGCGGTAGAACCGGGGGTGGAGCTTCACGTTGCCGATGTCATTCGCTTAAATTTATCGCTACAGATTGGCTCGGTGACTCAAAGGGTGACCGTAGAAGGCGGAGCGCCTCTGGTAGAAACGACGAGCAGCGAGATCGGTGGATTGGTAAACAGTAGACAGATCGGAGACCTGCCGTTAAATGGTCGCAACTACATTGACCTCAGCCTGCTGCAGGCAGGGGTAACGGATAGCCTGAATAGTACTGGCACAAACGGATTTGGAGGAATGACGGGCACAGTTTATAGCTCCAATGGGGCGCCTGTTATATCCAATAACTTCCTATTAGACGGGACTCAGATCACAAATCAGTCGAATTGGGGTACTGCCAGTTTCGCCGGAACGACGCTGGGTGTGGATGGTATTCAGGAATACAAGGTGTTGACGAGCGCTTATGACGCCTCGTATGGGATGGCCATGGGCAGCGAGATGGTGATAATCAGCAAGGGCGGCGCTAACCAATATCACGGGGACGTCTTCGAATATCTGCGCAATAGCTCCCTCAATGCGCGAAATTTCTTTGATGGCACAAAGACTCCACACCTGGAGAAGAATAATTTTGGGGCTTCGTCTGGCGGACCAATCAGGAAGGACAAAACCTTTTTCTATGCGGTGTACGAGGGATTACAGGAAAATCTCGGGTTTACGGCAAATGACCTGGTGCCTGCGGCCGGCTGCCATGGTGCGGCGGGCGCAATGATAACCGAAGCTGCTTGCCCCACACTCGATCTCGCACCGGGCAGCTCTGTGACAATCGCCAATGCCGACATTGCAGCAATGCTGTCGCTCTATCCGAATCCAAACAATGGTGCCAATGGCTACTTATTCGGCCCATCTACGAAGGTCGGAGTGAATTATGGACAGTTTCGATTCGACCAGAGCTTCTCATCATCCGATTCCTTTTTTGCCCGGTATACGATCGATTCAGCCAAGATAAACTCAGCGAACAATCAAGGCATGTCTATCTCCTCAGGCACGGCGTTCCCCCAATTCCGAGGTGGTGGGTACGATCTCGATCAGTTCATAACTCTTTCCGAGACACACGCAATCTCTCCGAGTATCTCGAACACAACGCGGCTTGCCTTCAGCCGGACCCATTTCGGTAGTTTCCCGATCAATGTGGGCTCGCTGCCCGCAGGGATTGAGCCGATCATAACGGGACGCCCGTTTGGTTCTTTCTCAATTACGAACCTTACGCCTGTTGGCATCGGCAGGCTGGTGGGTCCGCCAGATTCTCTTCACCTCCAGAACATTTATTCTTTCGGCGATGACCTGTACTATCAACGGGGAAAGCACAGCCTGCGATTCGGGACACTCCTGAACAGGTTCAATGAAGCACTTACAGTGCCGATAAACGCCCCAGGCAATGCGTCCTACTCCAGTTTCGCCAATTTTTTGCGAGGAATACCTCTAACGTACGGAGGCCCCCTTACCGGATCGGATGTTAACCGCTATTTCCTATTCAACACGTTGGGGTTCTACGCACAAGACGATTACCGCATAACCTCGCGTTTTACAGTGAACATAGGACTGCGGTATGAGTTCATGACCACGCCTCGGGAGGCAGATGGAAGGCAATACGCGATTCGAAATCTAACAACCGACTTCACGGTTTTACCCGGTGGCGAGTTAGCCGCCTGGATTCCAGGGCCAGTCATGCGTAACGGAACATACTGGAACTTCAGTCCTCGGTTCGGATTTACCTGGGATGTCTTCGGAGACGGCAGAACGGCGATTCGGGGCGGCGGTGGCATCTATTACGACGTCGGCAATTTGGGCGGCGCATTCGTCAACGAAGCCGACGGGTCTTACCCTGCGATTATATATACCGCTACGAATCCGGCGAACGCCGTTGTTACATTCCCAATAACGCCTCCAACTGTGGATTCAGTCCTCAGCAGCAATCGGGCGAACAGCGCAGTTACTGTCTACTATGGGGCCGGCCAGCCATACAATATCCAATACAATCTGATTGTTCAGCGCCAATTGACAAGAAACACAGCAGTCAGTGTTGCTTATGTCGGGACGCGCGGCGTGCACCTCTGGCAGCAACTCGAAGGAAATCCTACGATCCCGACAGCCATTATGAACGGAGTTCAGTATTGGTCTGATGCCGTTCCCCTCTGCCAGACTGGCGCCATCCCGACGTGCCGTATCAATCCAAATTTTGGATCGGTCAATACGAACAATACGGTCGGGGTTTCGCATTACGATTCGTTGCAGGTGGTGGTCAACAAACGTTTGAGGAGCGGTTTGGAAGCGCAGGCGACCTATACCTATGGTCATTCCCTGGACACACCGATAGGGCAACTTATCGCCGCCGATTGTGCAGGGGCTCCAGGAATGGACGTCGGCGTGAGTTCAAATACCAGTGCGTACGATTACGGACCGTCCTGCTTTGACGCTCGTCATAATTTTCGTATGAGTCTTCTGTACTACTTCCCGAAGCTCGAGTCGAACGGCCTGGTCTCAAAGCTTGTCAACGGCTGGTGGATGGGCAACATCGTCGCTCTCCAGAGCGGGTTTCCGTTTACGCCGATTCTGGCGACCAACCGGTCCAATTCGGGCAATCTCAGCACCATGCCGGATCGCGTCGACCTCAACACTCAAGCCATAACACAAGGGACGGTATTGACGAATGCTGAAGGCGGCGCTTATGTGGCTGCCACGAGCTTCATTCCGTACAATCCCCACAGGGTCATCACTGGAAATCCAAATCAGTGGTTCAATCCCAACATGTTCCATATGCAGCCGATGGTGCCATGCCCAAATAATGCGGCGCTTACCTGCGGGACTCTGGGGGATGCTGCGCGCGGGATTTTGCGCGGGCCAGATTTGGGGGAATGGGATTTTTCGCTCGTTAAAGACACAGCATTTCAGCTGTTGGGTAAACAAGGATCCATTCAATTCCGCACCGAAATCTTCAATATCCTGAACCACACCAACCTCGGCATGCCGACGTCCGCAACGGTATTCAATGGGGCCACCTCTGTTCTGGGGGCGTACCAGCAAGCACCGCTCGCGGGAGTGGGGCAGATCACTACAACCGCGACGACATCACGACAGATTCAGTTCGCGCTGAAGCTGATTTTTTAG
- a CDS encoding eCIS core domain-containing protein, with protein MQEALYSGGHPLDTDTRSFMESRFGQDFTHVRVHTDAKAAVSSRSIQALAYTSGADIAFAPGQYSPGTDRGKHLLAHELAHVVQQQQAPLPDKIFRFGDDTHNIIDQVAATLAGMKPAEIEAIHRGNTARDYSQAPAVMNLLLMCNSNTYGGYHDYDHFDNFEWNEKLQKFQSRDPKPGVVPKDPLQHIQEEFLAFVQELPKESSFEHVGSAFHAIEDFFAHSNFVELTHGDTSHGDTLITGSVPPGDNVSLLKIIASISNEQTAGVPDAAANEEIAKADPKSHPAMAKDYKSNKYQMEAIVLATMVTRHVAEQVLAMKALQTPAEQEKFVREVIMPELRRYLRPPKGNDKWWEQLQANAGKATERQIRKTAAQTPVTVNQCVLSPLRSIEVSKDSNMKLYGPAFTVPVDGGHVMIQMGIGMSVGPDFKDPSGDSLPRKPEFMPFGLQIVKKF; from the coding sequence GTGCAGGAAGCATTGTACTCAGGTGGTCACCCGCTCGATACCGACACCCGCTCCTTTATGGAGTCGCGATTTGGCCAGGATTTTACCCACGTCCGTGTGCACACCGATGCCAAGGCCGCAGTATCCTCCCGATCGATCCAGGCACTCGCGTACACCTCCGGCGCGGACATCGCGTTTGCCCCTGGTCAGTACTCCCCTGGCACCGATCGCGGCAAACACCTCCTCGCCCACGAACTTGCTCATGTTGTCCAACAGCAGCAGGCCCCGCTGCCGGATAAAATCTTCCGATTCGGAGATGACACTCACAACATCATCGACCAAGTCGCCGCCACTCTCGCTGGAATGAAACCGGCGGAGATTGAAGCCATCCACAGAGGCAACACCGCCCGAGACTACAGCCAGGCACCGGCTGTCATGAACTTGCTGTTGATGTGCAATTCAAACACGTACGGCGGCTATCACGACTACGACCACTTCGACAATTTTGAATGGAATGAGAAGCTGCAAAAGTTCCAATCCAGAGACCCAAAACCCGGAGTGGTCCCCAAAGATCCCTTGCAGCACATCCAGGAGGAGTTCCTCGCGTTTGTTCAGGAATTACCCAAGGAAAGCTCCTTTGAGCATGTCGGCAGCGCCTTCCATGCCATTGAGGATTTCTTTGCTCACTCCAATTTCGTCGAGCTCACGCATGGAGACACATCTCACGGCGATACGCTGATCACCGGCAGTGTTCCCCCAGGCGACAACGTCTCTCTGCTCAAAATCATCGCCTCCATCAGTAATGAGCAAACCGCAGGCGTTCCCGATGCCGCAGCCAACGAGGAGATCGCCAAGGCTGACCCCAAGTCGCACCCCGCCATGGCCAAGGATTACAAATCCAACAAGTACCAGATGGAAGCCATCGTTCTCGCCACCATGGTAACTCGGCATGTCGCCGAGCAGGTCCTGGCCATGAAAGCCTTACAAACGCCCGCCGAACAGGAGAAATTCGTGCGCGAAGTCATCATGCCCGAACTGAGGCGTTATCTCCGCCCCCCTAAAGGCAACGACAAATGGTGGGAGCAACTCCAGGCCAATGCCGGAAAAGCCACGGAACGACAGATCCGAAAAACCGCGGCCCAGACCCCCGTCACCGTCAACCAATGCGTGCTCAGCCCGCTGCGCTCCATCGAAGTAAGCAAGGACTCCAACATGAAACTCTACGGCCCCGCCTTCACTGTGCCTGTCGACGGCGGCCACGTGATGATCCAGATGGGCATCGGCATGTCGGTCGGTCCCGACTTCAAAGACCCTTCCGGAGACTCACTGCCGCGAAAGCCGGAGTTCATGCCTTTTGGCCTGCAGATCGTCAAAAAATTCTGA
- a CDS encoding SDR family NAD(P)-dependent oxidoreductase, translating to MQTSIRTHEGHVALVTGAGQGIGQAIALALAERGARVIATDLKQPHETARKIGPTATALQLDVTREEDWRSASLKSLEVGEVDIVVNNAGYFPNRHIEELDLPTWRKTMATNLDSHFLSAKYFLPAMRKKRWGRFVGISSNMVGLAIAGMSHYIASKMGIIGFMRGLANDVANDGITANAVLPGLINTLATVPQSEEQKRSTWEQQAIKRLGEPEDVTGAVLFLTTDDAAFITGQAIVVDGGQYRIG from the coding sequence ATGCAAACCTCAATAAGAACACACGAGGGGCACGTAGCGTTGGTCACCGGCGCCGGCCAAGGCATCGGCCAAGCGATCGCATTGGCACTGGCGGAACGAGGCGCACGAGTGATCGCGACCGACCTCAAACAGCCGCACGAGACCGCAAGGAAGATTGGCCCCACGGCAACCGCGCTTCAACTTGATGTGACTCGGGAAGAGGATTGGCGTTCGGCATCCCTCAAGAGCCTGGAAGTGGGCGAGGTAGATATCGTAGTGAATAACGCGGGTTATTTCCCGAACCGCCATATCGAAGAACTCGATCTGCCGACGTGGCGAAAGACGATGGCTACTAATCTCGACTCGCACTTCTTGAGCGCGAAATACTTCTTGCCAGCCATGAGGAAGAAGAGGTGGGGCCGCTTCGTCGGCATATCTTCAAACATGGTCGGATTAGCCATAGCAGGCATGAGCCACTACATCGCCTCAAAGATGGGAATTATTGGATTCATGCGGGGTCTGGCGAATGATGTTGCAAACGATGGTATTACCGCGAATGCAGTGTTGCCTGGTCTAATTAACACGCTCGCAACCGTGCCTCAGTCCGAGGAGCAAAAGCGCTCCACCTGGGAACAGCAAGCCATCAAGCGGCTCGGCGAACCCGAGGATGTAACTGGCGCAGTTCTATTTTTGACAACCGATGATGCGGCATTCATTACCGGGCAGGCAATTGTCGTAGACGGCGGTCAGTATCGTATCGGCTAG
- a CDS encoding sensor histidine kinase yields MQDLENTNEALYAESRERKQTEAAFRQSQADLARASRISSMGELTASLAHEVNQPITAGIANANACLRWLSRDQPDLEEARAAALRFVQNGTRAGDIVNRARLLFTKDSLQREFVDLNEIIREMVLLLHSEATQFAVSARTELAADLPQVVGDRVQLQQVLMNLMMNSIDAMKNVNGTHELTVQSQRGEDGQVLISVTDTGVGLPPRQEDKIFDAFFTTKPHGTGIGLRISRSIVGAHGGHLWAADHPPRGARFSFTLPISGGTGDSADSGDRTGTADGTQIP; encoded by the coding sequence GTGCAGGATCTCGAGAATACCAACGAGGCACTTTATGCGGAGAGCCGTGAGCGCAAGCAAACCGAGGCGGCCTTTCGGCAGTCCCAGGCGGATCTGGCACGCGCCAGCCGTATAAGCAGCATGGGAGAACTGACTGCCTCGCTCGCGCACGAAGTCAATCAACCGATTACGGCAGGCATCGCGAACGCCAACGCATGCTTGCGCTGGCTATCCCGCGATCAACCTGATTTGGAGGAGGCGCGCGCGGCTGCGTTAAGATTCGTACAAAACGGAACGCGTGCGGGAGACATCGTCAACCGAGCCCGCTTGCTTTTCACGAAGGATAGTCTGCAACGGGAATTTGTCGATCTCAACGAGATTATTCGAGAAATGGTGCTTCTCCTGCATAGCGAGGCAACACAATTCGCCGTATCCGCCCGGACAGAACTCGCTGCAGACCTCCCTCAGGTGGTGGGAGATCGCGTGCAGCTGCAACAGGTGTTGATGAATCTCATGATGAACAGCATCGACGCGATGAAGAATGTGAATGGGACGCACGAACTCACTGTCCAGTCGCAGCGCGGTGAGGATGGCCAGGTATTGATCTCGGTCACCGATACCGGCGTCGGGCTTCCGCCGAGGCAGGAAGACAAGATCTTTGATGCATTCTTTACCACCAAGCCTCACGGCACGGGCATAGGATTGCGGATCAGCCGTTCCATTGTTGGAGCGCATGGGGGACACTTGTGGGCTGCTGACCACCCTCCGCGCGGCGCACGGTTTTCTTTCACACTGCCGATCAGCGGCGGGACAGGCGACTCAGCTGATTCAGGAGATCGCACTGGAACCGCTGACGGAACGCAAATCCCCTGA